Within the Micrococcales bacterium genome, the region AGTTGTACAGCCGCTACCGGGGACTGCGGCAGGTCGGCACCGGCGTCGGGCTGGCACTGGTTGGCCGGCTGGCCGAGCGGCTCGGGGGGCGGGCCTCCGCCGGGCACGCGCCGGAGGGCGGGGCCTGTTTCCGCGTGTCATTCCCATCGGTGGGGTGAGAGGCCCGCGCGTCCCGGCTGGGGGGAACCACAATCACCTCCTATCCTCAGGACATGAGCAGGTGGGACCGCGTCAAGGTTCCGGTCATGGTCGGCGCGGGCACGCTGGTGGCCAGCGCCTACGTCTATGCGTTCGACCCATCCGAACCCGGCCATTTCCCGCCCTGCCCGACGAAGGTCCTCACAGGTCTCGACTGCCCGTTCTGCGGCAGCCTGCGCGCCAGCCACGACCTCATGCACACGAACCTCACCGGGGCCTTGGACTTCAACGCGATGACGGTGCTGTTCGTACTGCCGGCAGCGCTGATCGCGTGGGTGCTGTGGCTGCGCGCGGCATGGCGCGATGAGCCGGCTGTGCGGGTGCCACGCTGGGCGCTGGTGACCAGTGTGGTCGCGCTGGTGGCCTTCACAGTGGTGCGCAACCTGCCCGGGATGCCGCTGGGCACCGCCGCCTAGGGGGTGTCCGAAGCGGTGTTCGTCGCGCGGTTAGTCTGACTTCTGTGAGCGTGCTCGACGAGATCCTCTCCGGCGTCCGGGAAGACCTTGCGGCGCGCGAGGAGCAGGTTCCACTCGACGAACTGAAGCGCCGCGTGGAAATCGTCCCCGATCCCATCGACGCCCTGGCGGTGCTACGACAAGGTGGCGTCGGGGTCATCGCGGAGGTCAAGCGATCCTCCCCGAGCCGGGGTTCGCTGGCGCCCATCGACGACCCCGCGCTCTTGGCCCAGGCCTATGAGAGTGGTGGTGCCCGTTGCATCAGCGTCCTCACCGAGCAGCGCCGGTTCGGCGGCAGTCTCGAGGATCTCGCAGCAGTGCGGGCTGCGGTCGACGTGCCCGTGCTACGCAAGGACTTCATCGTCACGTCCTACCAACTGTGGGAGGCCCGCTCTTACGGCGCCGACCTGGCCCTGCTGATCGTCGCTGCCCTGGAGCAACCGGCACTGGTCTCGCTCGTCGAGCGCGCTGAGTCCATCGGGCTGCTGCCATTGGTCGAGGTTCACGACCGTGAAGAGGTGCAGCGCGCCGTCGATGCAGGCGCAAAGGTGATCGGTGTCAACGCCCGCGACCTCAAGACCCTGGAGGTTGACCTGGGGGTATTCGAGCGGGTCGCG harbors:
- the trpC gene encoding indole-3-glycerol phosphate synthase TrpC, translated to MSVLDEILSGVREDLAAREEQVPLDELKRRVEIVPDPIDALAVLRQGGVGVIAEVKRSSPSRGSLAPIDDPALLAQAYESGGARCISVLTEQRRFGGSLEDLAAVRAAVDVPVLRKDFIVTSYQLWEARSYGADLALLIVAALEQPALVSLVERAESIGLLPLVEVHDREEVQRAVDAGAKVIGVNARDLKTLEVDLGVFERVAPSIPEGIVRIAESGVKSPQDLLAYAAAGADAVLVGEALVTQADPAAAVQDLVSAGEHPAVRHAD
- a CDS encoding DUF2752 domain-containing protein, yielding MSRWDRVKVPVMVGAGTLVASAYVYAFDPSEPGHFPPCPTKVLTGLDCPFCGSLRASHDLMHTNLTGALDFNAMTVLFVLPAALIAWVLWLRAAWRDEPAVRVPRWALVTSVVALVAFTVVRNLPGMPLGTAA